A part of Salmo trutta chromosome 15, fSalTru1.1, whole genome shotgun sequence genomic DNA contains:
- the LOC115148829 gene encoding 39S ribosomal protein L22, mitochondrial, with translation MATSVMVGGGFTLLRSVAGQIRSRLFAFGKTQKLSCIHTSASLDVNKNWDRKNLQMFPPQQPDEARRPAEVHHCRRQIKYSKDKMWYLANMIRGMTIDDAIAQLEFNDKKGAKIMKEVLLEAQEMAVRNHNVEYKSNLYVAESFSNKGKYLKRIRYHGRGMFGIMDKVHCHYFVKLVEGLPPKAEQKTGFDQAKEYVEQLKSRTIIHAL, from the exons ATGGCGACCTCCGTAATGGTAGGCGGTG GATTCACACTACTCAGGAGTGTTGCTGGGCAGATACGCTCAAG GCTATTTGCCTTTGGTAAAACCCAGAAGCTCTCCTGCATCCACACCAGCGCCTCATTAGATGTCAACAAGAACTGGGACAGGAAGAACCTGCAAATGTTCCCACCACAGCAGCCTGATGAAGCACGAAGACCTGCA GAGGTGCACCACTGCAGGAGGCAAATCAAGTACAGCAAGGACAAGATGTGGTATTTAGCAAATATG ATCAGAGGAATGACCATTGACGATGCCATTGCACAGCTTGAGTTCAATGACAAAAAGGGGGCAAAGATTATGAAAGAG GTTCTCTTGGAAGCCCAGGAGATGGCAGTCAGGAATCACAACGTGGAATACAAGTCCAATTTATATGTTG CGGAATCATTCTCCAACAAGGGGAAGTACCTGAAACGTATCCGTTACCATGGCAGAGGAATGTTTGGGATCATGGATAAAGTGCACTGCCACTACTTTGTCAAGCTGGTGGAGGGGCTTCCACCGAAGGCAGAGCAGAAGACTGGCTTCGACCAGGCCAAGGAGTACGTTGAACAGCTCAAGAGTCGTACCATTATCCACGCACTCTAG